Genomic window (Gemmatimonadota bacterium):
CCCGTTTCTCCCATGCGCGCCGAACGAGCGCCGGCGGACGAAGCGGCCCCTCGCCGAGTTCCACTTCCAGACGGGCCATCTCTCCGCGAAGCGCACGGAAGCGGGTGTCCTCGCCGCCGGGCGCCTCGCCTTCGGAGAGGCATTCGTCACGAAGCCGGGCAATGGCCGTTCGCGTTTCCGGGCGAAGCTTGCGGGCGTCGCCGTGAAGCAGGTCTTCGATCAGGTTGGGGGAGCGCGCTTTCGCCACGAGATCTACGGCACGCGCAGCGGCGGAAGGCCCCCCGTGTTCGAGAACGACCTCCACCGCTTCCGCGTAGATGCGATCGCGCGCGCCGCCGGTGAGGATTCGAAGGCGGCGTGTGCCGAAACGCATGAGCAGCGTCTCGAGATCCTGCACGGAACGGCCCGCCCAGCGAACGGCTTCGCGGGAGCGCCCCAGAGCACCGAGCGCGCGGGCCGCGACTCCCGCCATGAGCGGCCGCTCCAGTCGGCCCGGGTGGTGGCGTGCGGCGCGGTGAGCTTTCTTCGCGAGAGTTGCGGCGATCCCGGGTCGGCCCGCGAGAAGATGCGCCTCCGCGGCGACCCCCCGGCAGAGCGCTCCGTCGCCAAGAGGATCTCTTCGGTCGAGGTAGCGCTGGATGCCGCGCAGGTGATGAAGCGCGCGCTCCGGGTGCCCGCCTTCCAGAAGAACCCGCGCGATCTCCAACTCCGCCCGGCGGCGGGACCACACATTCCCCACTTTCTTCCAGTAGAGGCGCGCGCGCTCCAGGTGAACCATCGCTTCCTGATGCGTGGCGGTCGTCGCAAGAAGCCGTCCGTGCAGGAACGCGGCCTGCGCGGCTTCCGACTCCATGCCCAGACCGTCGAACACGGAAAGCGCGGCGGCAGATTCCGGCTGCGCGGCCTCGGGCGCACCGACGGATGCGAAGAGCATCGCCAGTTCCCGATGGAGCCACGCGACGGCGCGCTCGTCTCCGAGCTTCGCAAAGCGTTGGCGCAGGCGGCCCACCGCTTTCACGCCGATGTCCCAGTTTCCTTCGGCGATGTCCAGTGCTGCGAGTCCCGTCTCCGCATAGGACTCCAGAAGCTGGACACCCGCCCCGCGGAACTGCTCGCGTGCGCGAAGGAACTCGCGGCGGGCGATGGAGACACGCGCGGTCATCATGGCGATGATACCGAGATTGTACGCGCAGACGCCTGCGTCCCATGCGTTCCCGGAGCGGCGGAATATGGCCAGTGCGGCGCGGTAGCGTTCGGTGGCAAGGTCGTACTTGCCGGTGAAGAGCCACGCGTTCCCGACATTCGACTCCAGCCTGCCGCGAAGCTCCGGCGGCCCTCCGCGAAGATCCCCCACAGCCCCCCGGGCGACGGCGTGCGCGCGCTTCGGTTCGCCGCGAAGGGCCAGCGCGTGGACCCAGCCGATGGCTGCCTTTCCCGCCTCCAGCCGCTCCCCCGCCTTTCGGAAGGCAGCGTGCGCGGCGGCATACGCATCGCACGCTTCCGCCACACGACCGACCGCGGACAGCGCGTGCCCTTCCAGGCGCGCGAGCCGTGCGGCGTCTGCCGGATCCGGGTTGCGCCCTGCGACCCTTCGCATGTGGAGTACCGCATCGAGCGTCTGCGCGGGGTCCAGGCGCAGGTGCCGCAGCAGCGTGCGGTAGATCCGCTCCCAGGGCGAAAGCTCCGCTTCATCCGCCGGCACGCGCCCACCCTTCGCCCAGCGATCGGGGAGATCCCGATCGGGCGGGAGGGAAAGCAGGCGCGTGACGGCGCCACGAGTGGAGGGCTTGCGGGTCACTGCTTCGGATCCTCCAGCGTGAGAGTTTCCCCGTCCGGCAGATGGACCTCCAGCGTCCAGCCCGACCCCACGGCCTCGTCCAGCACGAAGTCGCCGCCGCTCGGCAGGTCCGCCCGGGCGATCACATGTTCCTGATGAATGAGCGCAATACGGACCGCGTCGCCCGGCTTCTCCTTGCGCAGCCAGACCTTTCCCTGGATGCGCCAGCGACCGTCGCCCTTCGGGGGCGTCGCCATGATCCCGACTTCCGCCTCCGGCACCACCCGCGAGACCATACGAGTCTGCCCGGCGGCCCCCATCCCTCCACCACGAACATCGGCGGGAGCCCACGCAAGCGGGCGTGCGGCGGCGGTCAGGTCGGGCAGGAGCCTCCCGTCCGGCAGGCGTTCGACGAGTTTTCGCACGCGTTCCGGCGGCGCCACCCACTTCATCGCCTGCTTCGCCCGGAGAAGAACGCGAAGCGTCCCGACCTCGCGGCGGCAGCGAACGCAGGTGTCGTGGTGCTCCTCCAGTTCGGTTCGGCGGCGGGCCGTCCCCTTGCCCTCCAGCCAGGCGCGCCAGTCGTCCGGGGCGGGATGGTTGCGTCTTGCGGTCACGATGTCCCCTCCAGGATCTTTCTCATGCGAGCCAGACAGCGGCTTCGAATGGGGCCGATAGAACCGATGGCAAGGCCGGTCCTCCGCGAGATTTCGTCATACGGGAGCTTGCGCGCGTGCAGGAAGAGAAGCCGCAGGAGCTTCTCGCACTTCCCGCCCAGTTGTGTGAGGGCGTCCTCCAGCCGAAGGCGGCTCTCCGCGTCCTCGACGACCGTGTCGGGGAGTGCCGCGGGGTCCACCATGTCGGCGGAGATGTCCGGGAGCATCCGGCGCCTCCGAATGGCGACCTTGTAGGAGAGCCGTCTCGTGGCCACGATGAACCATCGGGGAAGCGCCTCGGCATTGCGAATGCGCGGAATCGAACGGTGGAGCTCCAGCCATACATCCTGAAACACATCGCCCGCGTCCTCTTCTCCGAGGCCCACTTCCAGGGCCGTCGAGTAGACGAGATTCTGATAACGCAGGACCAGTCTCTTCCAGGCGGCCTCGTCGCCTTCGGCGCAAAGTCGGAGAAGCGTCTCATTGCTCTCCTTGTTCTGCGGGGGCGAGCTGTCGGCCATCCTCTCCTCGGGGATCCACGGGAGCACAAGAGTCTCAGGGAATCCTAGCGGATCGGATGATTCCTGGCAAAGACGCCGGGCGCCTGCCCCGAGAGGCGAGTGCCCGGCCGCAACAGGTCATCCCCGCCGCGCCGGCCCACTTGGGTCTCTCCCGGCAAGAAGGGCGCGGGAGCCGCGCTCCTGATACACCGAAGGTTGTGTTCTGAAGAGGTTGTTTTTCTCCGCCCCCCCCTTCAGGTTCTGTCCATTGGGGTAACTTCCGTTTGGGCTAGAGGTTAGCAGACATGGCCGTGGCTGGCTCCGCGTGGAATCGGACGAAAGAGAGCCGGGGTGGGGAGTATTCGGGCAGATTGGGGACCGATGTCGCCGCCGATCCTCCGGCCGGTCCTCTCCCCGGGAGGGAGCGGTCAGGAGGCGTCTGACGCACGGAAGGCCCGCGCCCGGGGTTGCGAGAGCTCAATTCATTGGGTCGTCGTGAGATGCGCCGCCAAAGAGCCGAACCGTTGCCTCGAGGATCATGTCGGCCCCGGCAACCTGGACCCTACTTCTTCAACAACCTCTTCAGAACACCGTCCAATGAGTGCGGGAGGGGAACCAAGGTCTAGTGCCCCCCAGACCAGGCCCCCTCCCGGGTTTGCGTGCCTTGCGGCACAGCCGGATCCGGTTTCCGGCCGGCCATCGGAAGCCCGACGACCCGGTTCCTCCCCGTCCCCCTTGAGAGAGAGGCGCTCCATTGCCGAATCCGCCTAGAAGGGCGCGCTGATTCCGCCCTGATACACGCAATGGGGAGATTTTTGCGGATTTTGCGAAGAATGTCGGCCCGCCCTGTGATCCGGGTGTCGACCGCGCAAGACCGGCCGCCCCCCGAAGGAGACGGCCGTATCCCGTCCATGCGCAAGTCTCAACACGCAGTGCCGGTCAGCAACCGTCGCTGCAGGCCGCGAGGGGGGTGGGGGTTCCGTTATTCCCCTCGTTCGTCTCATCAACGGTATTCAGCGGGTCCACGATCGCGTTGAAGAAGACCGGCCTCGCAGCAGAGGGCACGCAGTCGCACGGACCCATGTACCATGGGCGTGTAATGACCACTGACGCGCCTGGAGGAATCGCGGTGCCGATCAGCTGGTTCCACGAATCCCAGTTCCACGGGCCACCGGAGGATGATCCGGATCCCCACCGGATGTGCGTGATGTTCGCGGGAACAAACCCGGGACCGAGATTGGTCACGGTGACGGACAGGGTGAAGAACCGGTTGCCGCCGATGCAGCCGACATTCGGGAGAACCCCGCCGCACGAAGTTGTCATCGGGAAGCCCGGATCAAAAGTGATGTTCGAGAGCACAAGGTCCGGCTTCAGTTTGAACGGACCAATGGGCGTACCCACCGGAACGGGGATCGGCGGAGTGAGCGAGGGGCCGCCGGGCGCCTCCGGCGCCAACGGTGAGGCGGCATCGTCCAGTTCGCCGCACCCGGGCAGAAACGCAACAGCGATCCCCAGAACGAGCAGGGCGGAAAGTGTCCGGCAAGTGGCAAGAAAGATGCGGGGCATGGTTCATGTCCTCCGGTAAGGGCGAAGGCAGGGATGTGGCGAAGTCGTTCTCCCTGCCCGGTCGCTGAAGAAGGGCCGCCAACAGGTTTGCTGATACAGCGAAAACTCCCGCACTCAACGGGCCGCCCGCACTCTTCTTGATACACACAATGTTTCGTGTATCACGCACGGGAAGCCACGCCCCTCTTGTCGAACGCCCGACGGAAGCAGGCGTCGCGAAGGGTCCGGAAGGCGTTCACTCACTCCTTACTGAAACGAAACGGGGGGACCATCATGAGACGCACTTCGAAAGGACTGCTTGCACTGCTGGCACTGGTCGTCACCGGCGCGATGGCCGGGTGCCTGGGGACGAGCGATGACAGCGGCGACTACGGAAACCTGCTGACACAACCCGCACTCTTCGACAACGACGAGATTCTCGGGGCGTCCGGCATCGGCGTCGGACCGGTGACGCCGGGACAGCAGGTATCTCCGGTACCGCGGTACCGTGGACACAGCGTCCCTCTCGGTCCGCCAAGTGGCGGTTTCCGGGGAGACGAAGACTACGAGTATGATCCCACCAACCCGCCGCGCGAACTCGACTTTCATGTGGCTTCCGGGGCGTCCAAGTCGTACCGCTGGCGCGGATCTCACAAGCGCACCGGCGCCAAGAAGAGTACATACATGGACACGGAGATCGGCACGAAGTCTCGCCACGAGCACATCACTTCGAGCGAAGCGGGACACTATTCTCTCTTCAAGCCGTACAACACAAGCCACATCGTGGAAGGGAACTTCGCGTCGCTGTACGAGTAGGCGTGCGCCGGGACACCGGTGTTCGTGCGGGCACGGGCAGCCTCTTCGGGGGGAGAGGCGCCCGGCCCGGAACATATCAACCGCGGCCCCAACACGCCGCACTTCGGGAGGGTCCCCATGAAGACGCACACTTCGCAGAAGCTCATCACCCGGATCCCGGCGTGTCTCGTCGTTCTGCTCGTCCTTTCCGGGACCGCCGCATCCGCACCCGCGACCCCGCATGTCGTCGTCGGCGCACGCGATCTCCGCACCAACGATTCGTACATTGCCGGGCTGTATACGAACCTGGACCTGGAGAACCCGAAGGAAGTGTTTGGATATGTCTTCGAACAACTGTCGGAAGAGGTCATGGTCTACCCGTCGGAAGGCTACTTCTACTTTGAGTTCCCGTCGCGCGGGCTGACCGTGTCCGGCTGCATCACCTTCTATGTCCGCGATCGCGCGGAAGGGAAACTGGGCTTCGGCTATGTCGGCCGCATGGCAGGCACGGGGCCTGAGCCACCGTCGTTCCCGATCGGAGAATCGCACGACTTCACAAAGGCCGACGGAATGGAGATGAAGGCGGAGACCGAGTTCCTCTACCGCGTACGGTACGAGGGCCGGACCGTCCGCTTCCGTCTCTATGACCCGGGGATGGACCCGCCCGTGAAGGCGAAACTCCGCGAAGACGAGATCTTTGTGGGACCGACATTCGACGAGTCAGGTCTGCGGTTCCATCTCGTCTTCAACGAGACCATGCAGCGGCTCTTCTGGGTGCTGAACGAAGACGGGTTCGTACCCGAAGTCATGAC
Coding sequences:
- a CDS encoding CHAT domain-containing protein, coding for MTRKPSTRGAVTRLLSLPPDRDLPDRWAKGGRVPADEAELSPWERIYRTLLRHLRLDPAQTLDAVLHMRRVAGRNPDPADAARLARLEGHALSAVGRVAEACDAYAAAHAAFRKAGERLEAGKAAIGWVHALALRGEPKRAHAVARGAVGDLRGGPPELRGRLESNVGNAWLFTGKYDLATERYRAALAIFRRSGNAWDAGVCAYNLGIIAMMTARVSIARREFLRAREQFRGAGVQLLESYAETGLAALDIAEGNWDIGVKAVGRLRQRFAKLGDERAVAWLHRELAMLFASVGAPEAAQPESAAALSVFDGLGMESEAAQAAFLHGRLLATTATHQEAMVHLERARLYWKKVGNVWSRRRAELEIARVLLEGGHPERALHHLRGIQRYLDRRDPLGDGALCRGVAAEAHLLAGRPGIAATLAKKAHRAARHHPGRLERPLMAGVAARALGALGRSREAVRWAGRSVQDLETLLMRFGTRRLRILTGGARDRIYAEAVEVVLEHGGPSAAARAVDLVAKARSPNLIEDLLHGDARKLRPETRTAIARLRDECLSEGEAPGGEDTRFRALRGEMARLEVELGEGPLRPPALVRRAWEKRAFRQWKGLLHGRELVIYDRGTSGWRAFVVRSGGRVEHVALPDAEDALRGTWIPLRITLETAAHAPVRRRAEFLDRTLDDCTRSVEQLRSALWTPLSLASRDVVVVPHGDLHSVPVQALPVSNGDGPPCVSRLPHPALLGSRRRKVRPSALLLGGGETGTRKEVREVGTILRRSGFDVTVSGRRDSLGDGSGRLGVLHVAAHGVFHRQGWLFSGLRLADGWLGFEQLHRRRLQDSLLHFTSCESGLAENMPGSDMDGWITAGLGAGARELVLTLWKVDDASSRAFASAFYPAWVGGAPAAEAAALARDAVRATMPHPFHWGPFAAVSG
- a CDS encoding sigma-70 family RNA polymerase sigma factor — encoded protein: MADSSPPQNKESNETLLRLCAEGDEAAWKRLVLRYQNLVYSTALEVGLGEEDAGDVFQDVWLELHRSIPRIRNAEALPRWFIVATRRLSYKVAIRRRRMLPDISADMVDPAALPDTVVEDAESRLRLEDALTQLGGKCEKLLRLLFLHARKLPYDEISRRTGLAIGSIGPIRSRCLARMRKILEGTS